The following proteins are encoded in a genomic region of Magnetococcales bacterium:
- a CDS encoding HAMP domain-containing protein, translating into MSDSNAEVADASSVVAVTNSSSGVAMRDPGHTHLAVTPAKDQGSKGADKGGAGEWSLLQRTLKQVAIVSVLSVLILLVTLGLRIGEGSRHLFDFRLHQHATEIIRHVLVDKEGRVTVDHSERLLEKYAYEEGGEGKFRYAILNRSGQVVVGSEPHTDPLVEFEPFPVGGSHYFQTLSESTDAILVGIVLGFEVGGRAYWVQAAQNTSHMDAFIDLMIEEFFEDFGWAVIVAFMLVMGAIHLTIRRGLKPLTAISGKARALGPDRLDVRLDEEDLPREILPLVQAVNGALDRLEEGFQRQKEFTADVAHELRTPLTVLMSRLDLTLPREQSGPLFDDLDDLIRLINQLLKEAELDTFILPVDARADLLQLSRDVVARLAPLAIREGKFLEVIGVESPVVVHGAAAPLSQAVRNLVENALRYTPSGETVSVEVVAEPVPEIRVIDRGPGIAEKAVSSIFERFSKPIGGRRHGAGLGLAIVHKIMTRHQAQVSVAKAPEKGSVFTLRFAKNQATE; encoded by the coding sequence ATGAGCGATTCCAATGCAGAGGTGGCTGATGCCAGCAGTGTTGTGGCTGTGACCAATTCCAGCAGTGGTGTGGCGATGAGGGATCCTGGCCACACTCATCTGGCCGTGACACCTGCCAAGGATCAAGGAAGCAAGGGCGCTGACAAGGGGGGGGCAGGGGAGTGGTCCCTTTTGCAGCGCACCTTGAAGCAGGTCGCCATCGTTTCAGTCTTGAGTGTCTTGATTCTGCTGGTCACCCTGGGGCTGCGGATTGGTGAGGGTTCCCGACATCTGTTTGATTTTCGTCTCCATCAACACGCCACTGAAATCATCCGTCATGTCCTGGTGGATAAAGAGGGCAGGGTGACGGTGGATCATTCCGAGCGCCTGCTGGAAAAGTATGCCTATGAGGAGGGGGGTGAGGGCAAGTTTCGCTATGCCATCCTCAACCGATCCGGGCAGGTGGTGGTGGGCTCCGAGCCCCACACCGATCCCCTGGTGGAGTTTGAGCCCTTTCCTGTTGGCGGTTCCCACTATTTCCAGACCCTTTCTGAAAGCACCGATGCGATTTTGGTGGGAATTGTCCTTGGTTTTGAGGTGGGTGGGCGTGCCTACTGGGTGCAGGCCGCACAAAATACCAGCCACATGGATGCCTTTATCGATCTGATGATTGAGGAGTTTTTTGAAGATTTCGGCTGGGCGGTGATTGTCGCTTTCATGTTGGTGATGGGGGCGATCCACTTGACCATTCGTCGGGGGTTGAAACCTTTGACTGCGATATCCGGCAAAGCCCGGGCTTTGGGGCCTGATCGACTTGATGTGCGACTGGATGAAGAAGACCTGCCCCGGGAAATTTTGCCCCTGGTGCAGGCGGTCAATGGCGCGTTGGATCGGTTGGAGGAGGGGTTTCAACGACAGAAGGAGTTTACTGCTGACGTTGCTCACGAGCTGCGCACCCCCTTGACAGTCCTCATGTCCCGTCTTGATCTCACCCTGCCCCGGGAGCAGTCCGGCCCGCTGTTTGACGATCTGGATGATTTGATCCGTCTGATCAATCAGCTGCTGAAAGAGGCAGAGCTGGATACCTTCATCTTGCCAGTGGATGCCAGGGCGGATCTGTTGCAGCTTTCCCGGGATGTGGTGGCACGTCTGGCCCCCCTGGCGATTCGGGAGGGAAAATTTTTGGAGGTGATCGGGGTGGAGTCACCTGTGGTGGTGCATGGCGCGGCGGCTCCCTTGAGCCAGGCGGTGCGCAACTTGGTGGAAAATGCCCTGCGTTACACACCCAGTGGTGAGACGGTGAGCGTTGAGGTGGTGGCCGAGCCTGTTCCGGAAATTCGGGTCATTGATCGAGGGCCAGGCATTGCTGAGAAGGCGGTTTCTTCGATTTTTGAACGCTTTTCAAAGCCCATCGGTGGCAGGCGACACGGCGCAGGATTGGGGCTGGCCATCGTTCACAAGATCATGACCCGCCACCAGGCTCAGGTTTCCGTCGCCAAGGCGCCAGAGAAAGGATCGGTCTTCACTTTGCGTTTTGCGAAGAATCAAGCCACGGAGTGA
- a CDS encoding sigma-54-dependent Fis family transcriptional regulator — protein MKKNQPSQALPIVLVDDEEEALIGSSQLLQEAGLGLVVTLTESRELLAFLSKNGAAVVVLDMVKPFVQGQTLLQEVRARFPEMPVIVTTAMQELQTAVTCMKMGAFDCLGKPIEKNRFITTIKRAVELQQLRLQTQTLKEYLLSGQLQNGDSFATMVTRSERMRAIFQYVEAVAPSMESVLVSGETGVGKELLVGALHQVSGRAGSLVALNVAGIDDHFFSDTLFGHRKGAFSGADRVRQGLIAEAAGGTLFLDEIGELAETSQVKLLRLLQDQAYYPLGSDVPHKSDARVVCATHRDLKAAVKAGHFRSDLYYRLATHQIHIPPLRERQEDISLLVDHFLKEAAHTLHKQVPTPPPELFQLLNVHPFPGNIRELMAMVHDAVARHRSGILSMKSFVDKLVENPSPVLVSERQESQEENLFQHLPNPLPTFREAEEQLLEEAMRRAGNNQGIAANMLGLSRPALNRRVRLASDKERGGKS, from the coding sequence ATGAAAAAAAACCAACCTTCCCAAGCTCTGCCCATTGTCCTGGTGGATGATGAGGAGGAGGCTCTTATCGGCTCCTCCCAGCTGCTCCAGGAGGCGGGTTTGGGGCTGGTGGTCACTTTGACGGAGAGCCGCGAATTGTTGGCTTTTTTGTCAAAAAATGGCGCAGCAGTGGTGGTGCTCGATATGGTGAAGCCCTTTGTTCAGGGGCAGACGCTGCTCCAGGAGGTTCGGGCTCGCTTTCCGGAGATGCCTGTGATCGTGACAACCGCCATGCAGGAGCTGCAAACAGCCGTGACCTGCATGAAGATGGGCGCCTTTGATTGTTTGGGCAAACCGATAGAAAAGAACCGTTTTATCACCACCATCAAACGGGCTGTCGAGTTACAGCAACTGCGTCTTCAGACCCAGACTCTCAAGGAATATCTGCTCTCCGGCCAACTTCAGAATGGAGATAGCTTTGCCACGATGGTCACCCGTAGCGAGCGGATGCGGGCGATCTTTCAATATGTCGAAGCGGTGGCCCCCTCCATGGAGTCGGTTTTGGTGAGTGGTGAAACGGGGGTTGGCAAAGAGCTTTTGGTGGGGGCCCTCCATCAGGTGAGTGGCCGGGCTGGTTCTTTGGTCGCTCTCAATGTGGCCGGTATTGACGACCATTTTTTTTCCGACACCCTCTTTGGTCATCGCAAGGGGGCTTTTTCCGGGGCAGATCGGGTTCGCCAGGGCTTGATTGCCGAAGCGGCTGGTGGAACCCTTTTTTTGGATGAAATTGGTGAGCTGGCGGAAACCTCCCAGGTCAAACTCCTGCGTCTACTCCAGGATCAGGCCTATTATCCTTTGGGTTCTGATGTGCCCCACAAGTCCGATGCCCGGGTGGTTTGTGCGACCCATCGTGATCTCAAAGCGGCCGTCAAGGCGGGGCATTTTCGCTCTGATCTCTATTATCGTTTAGCTACCCATCAGATTCACATCCCGCCATTGCGGGAGCGTCAGGAGGATATTTCCCTGCTGGTAGATCATTTTTTAAAGGAGGCCGCCCACACCCTCCATAAGCAGGTTCCCACTCCGCCTCCGGAGCTGTTTCAGCTGTTGAACGTCCACCCTTTCCCCGGTAACATTCGGGAGCTGATGGCCATGGTCCATGACGCCGTGGCCCGTCATCGCTCGGGTATACTCTCCATGAAAAGCTTTGTGGATAAACTGGTGGAAAATCCCTCTCCCGTTTTGGTGAGTGAACGCCAGGAGAGCCAGGAAGAGAATCTATTCCAACATCTGCCCAACCCCCTGCCCACCTTCCGTGAAGCGGAAGAACAACTCCTGGAAGAAGCCATGAGGCGGGCGGGCAACAATCAGGGCATCGCCGCCAACATGCTGGGCCTCTCCCGCCCCGCCTTGAATCGTCGAGTGCGTTTGGCGTCTGATAAAGAGAGGGGCGGTAAGAGTTGA
- a CDS encoding response regulator, with product MGFRPHLSGRLGRCFVWKHCLVFPGLIVFSHPARAFGAGMESIDLGSHGAPLLFLLSLALVALSLVTLNTTRRARRSQQQLSERCEALTRALLEKERALDKEAQDRQEVAESLKLEREKLINILEAMDNGVYISSRRYDVEYVNPVIEQAFGMVAGKKCYHYFHDRDKPCPWCKNPRVFGGESIHWEWTFAKNNRTYDLFDTPLYNPDGSVSKLEIFHDITPYKEAEQTIKQAHDRFRIVLDSIEAVIYVADIDTHEILFANRYFVERFGEVHDRKCWQVVQSGQEGPCSFCTNHKLLDENGQPIQGGHAWEFQNTTNQRWYGILDRAIPWVDGRFVRLEIATDITDRKQAELIAEWSLQTQKIISGLLQIALKPLTLTEQLQRALDLILKIQGPSFEKQGAIFLLDAASNELVLTVEKGLESSLISTCARVPIGHCLCGRAVSSRWIVFADNLDERHDNHCEDMTDHGHYCVPIGAGTQILGVLCLYLKAGAKRDKQEQATLLTVASTLAGIIQRGQLDLALHAAKEQAETANRAKSRFLAAMSHDIRTPMNAILGMGEALAESGLSGEQRRFLEVMNQAGEHLLALISDILDLSRIEADKLSIEESDFDFRQLITGLVAIFHRETQEKDLALISRVDAGCPDHVRGDAQRLRQILINLLGNAVKFTARGRVELEVTPATADTIRFTVSDNGIGIHPERLATIFEPFKQADPGISDRFGGTGLGLAICQRLVGLMGGEIGVTSEEGRGSRFFFQIPLPEASHATSQPQPDTHLLQIKGRSHDAVPWVGLERRTSERPAESLSILLVEDVEDNRLVIQAYLKQTLHWLDTAENGLEAVEKCQGRRYDLVFMDMQMPVMDGHEATERIRAMEGERHLPPSCIIALTANAMKSELDRSIQSGCDLHLTKPIRRRRLLEILNQMIPSVGGNPGGVIPPTVLPDQEKNPEISEDEISVTPAINRKTYAALVRDMDGDVSPMLEAFYRRLPERLDHVSQAAAANDGEALANAAHKIRGSAATLGADGLASLARKLEVSGGSGQFPIDGLLLGAILKEGARVRMDISQLLEESST from the coding sequence ATGGGTTTTCGGCCTCACTTGAGTGGAAGGTTGGGCCGCTGTTTTGTCTGGAAGCATTGTCTTGTTTTTCCAGGGTTGATTGTTTTCAGTCATCCTGCCAGAGCCTTTGGTGCCGGGATGGAGTCGATTGATTTGGGCTCTCATGGCGCACCATTGTTGTTTTTACTCAGCCTGGCGCTGGTTGCTTTAAGCCTGGTGACTCTTAATACCACCCGTAGGGCACGCCGCTCCCAGCAACAACTCTCTGAACGTTGTGAAGCGTTGACCCGGGCTTTGCTGGAAAAAGAGAGAGCGCTAGACAAAGAGGCTCAAGATCGGCAGGAGGTGGCAGAAAGTCTTAAGCTGGAGCGTGAAAAACTGATCAACATTCTTGAAGCCATGGACAATGGGGTTTACATCTCCAGCCGGAGATATGACGTTGAATATGTCAACCCGGTGATCGAACAGGCCTTTGGAATGGTGGCGGGGAAAAAGTGTTATCACTATTTCCATGATCGTGACAAACCCTGCCCCTGGTGTAAAAATCCCCGGGTGTTTGGTGGAGAGTCCATTCATTGGGAGTGGACTTTTGCCAAAAACAACCGCACCTATGATCTGTTTGATACCCCCTTGTATAACCCGGACGGTAGCGTTTCAAAGCTGGAAATTTTTCACGATATTACCCCCTACAAAGAGGCCGAGCAGACCATCAAGCAGGCCCATGATCGCTTTAGAATCGTCCTGGACAGTATTGAGGCGGTGATCTATGTCGCCGATATCGACACCCATGAAATACTCTTCGCCAACCGCTATTTTGTGGAGCGGTTTGGGGAAGTCCATGACCGGAAATGTTGGCAGGTGGTGCAGTCCGGGCAAGAGGGGCCCTGCTCTTTTTGCACCAACCACAAGCTGTTGGATGAAAATGGCCAACCGATTCAGGGAGGGCATGCCTGGGAGTTTCAAAATACCACCAATCAACGCTGGTATGGCATTCTTGACCGGGCTATCCCCTGGGTGGATGGACGTTTTGTGCGCCTGGAAATTGCCACGGATATCACTGACCGCAAGCAGGCAGAACTCATTGCCGAGTGGTCTCTTCAGACCCAAAAAATTATCAGCGGCCTGCTCCAAATCGCCCTGAAGCCCCTCACCCTGACCGAACAGCTTCAGCGGGCTTTGGATCTGATCCTCAAGATTCAAGGGCCTTCCTTTGAAAAACAAGGGGCGATTTTTTTGTTGGATGCTGCCTCCAACGAGCTTGTCCTGACGGTTGAAAAGGGGCTGGAAAGTTCTCTGATATCCACCTGTGCCCGGGTTCCCATAGGTCACTGTCTTTGTGGTCGGGCGGTCTCCTCCCGCTGGATTGTGTTTGCCGACAATCTGGATGAGCGGCACGATAATCACTGTGAGGACATGACTGACCACGGTCACTACTGTGTGCCCATTGGTGCAGGGACTCAAATATTGGGGGTTCTCTGTCTCTATCTCAAGGCGGGCGCCAAGCGGGACAAACAGGAACAAGCCACTCTTTTGACCGTCGCCAGCACCTTGGCGGGCATCATTCAGCGAGGCCAGCTCGATCTGGCATTGCATGCGGCCAAGGAGCAGGCCGAGACGGCCAACCGGGCCAAGAGCCGGTTTTTAGCTGCCATGAGCCACGATATCCGCACACCAATGAATGCCATCCTGGGTATGGGTGAGGCGTTGGCCGAGAGCGGTCTGAGTGGGGAGCAGCGGCGTTTTTTGGAGGTGATGAATCAGGCTGGGGAGCATCTCCTGGCCTTGATCAGCGATATTCTTGATCTCTCCAGAATCGAGGCCGACAAGCTGTCGATTGAGGAGAGTGATTTTGACTTCAGGCAGCTGATCACGGGCCTGGTGGCTATTTTTCACCGGGAGACCCAGGAGAAGGATTTGGCGTTGATCTCTCGGGTGGATGCCGGGTGTCCGGATCATGTCCGGGGGGATGCCCAGCGCCTGCGGCAAATTCTTATCAACCTGCTGGGTAATGCGGTTAAATTTACCGCCCGGGGGCGGGTGGAGTTGGAGGTGACCCCCGCCACGGCTGATACGATCCGATTTACGGTTTCGGATAACGGCATCGGCATCCATCCAGAGCGGTTGGCGACTATCTTTGAGCCTTTCAAACAGGCGGATCCCGGCATCAGTGATCGTTTCGGTGGCACGGGGTTGGGTTTGGCCATCTGTCAGCGGCTGGTGGGATTGATGGGGGGGGAGATCGGGGTGACCAGCGAGGAGGGTCGAGGCAGCCGGTTTTTCTTTCAGATCCCACTGCCAGAGGCCTCCCATGCCACCAGTCAGCCACAACCGGATACGCACTTGCTCCAAATCAAAGGGCGCTCCCATGATGCCGTTCCATGGGTCGGGTTGGAAAGACGCACCAGTGAACGCCCGGCAGAGAGTCTCTCCATTCTGCTGGTGGAGGATGTCGAAGATAATCGGCTGGTGATCCAGGCCTACCTGAAACAGACGCTTCATTGGTTGGATACCGCCGAAAATGGCCTTGAAGCGGTGGAAAAATGCCAGGGGCGTCGATACGATCTGGTGTTTATGGATATGCAGATGCCCGTGATGGATGGCCATGAAGCCACCGAGCGCATTCGGGCCATGGAGGGGGAACGCCATCTCCCCCCGAGCTGCATCATCGCCCTGACCGCCAATGCCATGAAATCAGAGCTGGATCGCTCCATCCAATCCGGGTGCGATCTTCACCTCACCAAACCGATTCGCAGAAGACGACTGCTGGAAATTTTGAACCAAATGATCCCATCTGTCGGGGGGAACCCAGGGGGTGTCATTCCCCCCACCGTTCTACCCGACCAGGAAAAAAATCCGGAAATATCTGAGGATGAGATCTCTGTCACCCCCGCTATCAATCGGAAAACCTATGCCGCTCTGGTGCGTGACATGGATGGAGATGTTTCGCCTATGCTGGAGGCCTTTTACCGGCGGCTGCCGGAAAGATTGGATCATGTTTCCCAGGCTGCTGCTGCAAACGATGGTGAAGCCCTGGCCAATGCGGCCCACAAAATCAGGGGTTCTGCTGCGACTTTGGGGGCGGATGGGTTGGCCTCTCTGGCCCGGAAACTGGAGGTGTCGGGCGGCTCCGGGCAGTTTCCCATCGATGGCCTGCTTTTGGGGGCCATCCTCAAGGAAGGGGCTCGGGTTCGGATGGATATCTCCCAGCTACTGGAAGAGAGCTCCACATGA